From Methanococcus maripaludis, the proteins below share one genomic window:
- a CDS encoding prephenate dehydrogenase produces MIISIIGGTDGLGKWFASFLKNRGFDVLVSGRDVIKGKEVEKELRVTYTNNNIDAAEKGDIVIISVPINVTESVIKEVAPHVKKGSLLMDITSIKERPSKLMAEFSQNGVFVLPTHPMFGPETPSLNRQVVILTPTEKENPFFEKIKEFLEIEGAKVIVVSPKEHDKIMGVVQGLTHFVYISLGSTLKDLGIDIKESRNFASPIYELMINIIARIIGQNPYLYADIQMHNPQIKTIHDTFIKNCENISEIVQTKDRDSFVKNMKNSARHFGNETKRGLNCSNKAVYAISKETEKLLKSVGKEIGLKHIYSENVHYGILKEVYSDNIVLKQNEKEVILNISNVSLMEDKELENWKIKNLEKYFVDISVLFKKDIDLNIILELLAHKFEIKVIDTYYGDKIDENELSATFRINSYEKEDLKKLEETFNKIIENIGGKLRY; encoded by the coding sequence ATGATAATTTCGATAATCGGCGGAACTGACGGGCTTGGAAAATGGTTTGCATCATTTCTTAAAAATAGGGGTTTTGATGTACTCGTATCTGGAAGGGATGTAATAAAAGGAAAAGAAGTTGAAAAAGAACTTCGTGTAACTTACACAAATAACAATATTGATGCTGCAGAAAAAGGAGACATTGTAATAATTTCTGTTCCGATAAATGTTACAGAATCTGTGATTAAAGAAGTTGCTCCGCATGTTAAAAAAGGTTCACTTTTAATGGATATCACTTCGATAAAAGAAAGACCTTCAAAACTGATGGCAGAATTTTCACAGAATGGTGTATTTGTACTTCCGACACACCCCATGTTTGGGCCAGAAACTCCATCGTTAAACAGGCAAGTTGTTATACTCACACCGACTGAAAAGGAAAACCCATTTTTTGAAAAAATTAAAGAATTTTTAGAAATTGAAGGTGCAAAAGTAATTGTTGTGTCCCCCAAAGAACACGATAAAATAATGGGTGTAGTTCAAGGGCTAACTCATTTTGTATATATTTCACTTGGATCAACTTTAAAAGATCTTGGAATTGATATAAAAGAATCCAGAAACTTTGCATCCCCAATTTACGAACTTATGATTAATATTATTGCAAGGATAATCGGCCAAAACCCCTACCTTTATGCAGATATCCAGATGCACAACCCCCAGATAAAAACTATTCACGATACATTCATTAAAAACTGCGAAAATATAAGTGAAATTGTCCAAACTAAAGATAGGGATAGTTTTGTAAAAAACATGAAAAATTCTGCAAGGCATTTTGGAAATGAAACAAAACGCGGACTTAACTGTTCTAACAAAGCAGTTTACGCAATTTCAAAAGAAACTGAAAAATTATTAAAATCTGTTGGAAAAGAAATCGGTTTAAAACATATCTATTCTGAAAACGTGCACTACGGTATTTTAAAAGAAGTTTATTCCGACAACATCGTTTTAAAACAGAATGAAAAGGAAGTTATCTTAAACATTTCAAATGTTTCTTTAATGGAAGATAAGGAACTTGAAAATTGGAAAATTAAAAATTTAGAAAAATATTTCGTAGATATTTCAGTATTATTTAAAAAAGACATTGATTTAAACATAATTCTTGAATTACTTGCCCATAAATTTGAAATCAAAGTAATTGATACATATTATGGAGATAAAATTGATGAAAATGAGTTGAGTGCAACTTTTAGAATAAATTCCTACGAAAAAGAAGATTTGAAAAAATTAGAAGAAACTTTCAATAAAATTATTGAAAATATCGGCGGAAAATTAAGATATTAA
- the ald gene encoding alanine dehydrogenase → MLIGVPKEIKNNENRVAITPAGVEAFVLAGHKVYIEKGAGLGSAITDEEYVAAGAEILVTAKEVFDIAEMIIKVKEPLKSEFELFKEGQILFTYLHLAPEPQLTKALLDKKITGIAYETVQLADRSLPLLTPMSEIAGRMSIQLGAQYLEKQEGGKGVLLGGVPGVEPAEVVIVGGGIVGTNAAKIAVGMGAKVTILDVNTRRLAYLDDIFGNKVTTLMSNSFNIAKAVKKADLLVGCVLIPGAKAPKLVSEEMVKSMQPGSVIVDVAIDQGGSIETIDRITTHDNPTYEKFGVIHYAVANIPGAVARTSTYALTNDTLPYALQIANKGYKQAVIENPALLKGLNTLNGKVTYEAVAKAHDLPYTPAEKALNE, encoded by the coding sequence ATGCTAATTGGAGTACCAAAAGAAATTAAAAACAATGAAAACAGGGTAGCTATCACACCAGCAGGTGTAGAAGCTTTCGTTTTAGCTGGACACAAAGTATACATCGAAAAAGGTGCAGGTCTTGGAAGCGCAATCACTGATGAAGAATATGTTGCTGCAGGAGCAGAAATCTTGGTAACTGCAAAAGAAGTATTTGACATTGCAGAAATGATTATCAAAGTTAAAGAACCTCTTAAATCAGAATTTGAGCTTTTCAAAGAAGGACAAATCTTATTCACATACTTGCACTTGGCACCAGAACCACAGCTTACAAAAGCTCTTCTCGATAAAAAAATCACAGGAATTGCATACGAAACAGTTCAACTTGCTGACAGAAGCTTACCTCTCTTAACTCCAATGAGTGAAATTGCAGGAAGAATGTCAATCCAACTCGGTGCACAATACTTGGAAAAACAAGAAGGCGGAAAAGGTGTTTTATTAGGCGGTGTTCCAGGAGTAGAACCTGCTGAAGTTGTAATTGTAGGTGGTGGAATCGTTGGTACTAACGCTGCAAAAATTGCAGTAGGTATGGGTGCAAAAGTAACAATCTTAGACGTTAACACAAGAAGACTTGCTTACTTAGACGATATTTTTGGAAACAAAGTTACAACCTTAATGTCAAACAGCTTTAACATTGCAAAAGCAGTTAAAAAAGCAGATTTACTCGTAGGATGTGTTTTAATCCCTGGTGCAAAAGCTCCAAAATTAGTTTCAGAAGAAATGGTTAAATCAATGCAACCTGGTTCAGTAATCGTTGACGTTGCAATCGATCAAGGTGGATCAATCGAAACAATCGATAGAATCACAACACACGACAACCCAACTTACGAAAAATTCGGAGTTATCCACTACGCAGTTGCAAACATCCCTGGAGCAGTTGCAAGAACATCTACATACGCATTAACAAACGACACACTTCCTTACGCATTACAAATAGCAAACAAAGGATACAAACAAGCAGTAATTGAAAACCCTGCATTATTAAAAGGATTAAACACACTTAACGGAAAAGTAACATACGAAGCAGTGGCAAAAGCACACGACCTTCCATACACACCTGCAGAAAAAGCTTTAAATGAATAA
- the alr gene encoding alanine racemase, with protein MVSHPIWAEIDLSAIKNNIKEIRRITNPKSKVMAVVKANAYGHGAVEVSKVCLENGADRLAVARSTEALELRNAGITCPILVFGYVTEEEILKMVENDITLTVYSLEIANSIQKIAEKLGKNSKIHIKVDTGMSRLGFLPEKSSVETIKKIRELENIEVEGIYTHFADADNSDKTYTTMQFSKFTSFLHDLEENGIDIPIKHASNSAAIIDHPETHLNMVRPGIILYGLYPSELVHKERINLQPAMSLKVLVTHVKDVPENTKISYGCTFETKKQSKIASLPIGYADGFTRMLKNGNVLIHGLRVPVVGRICMDQCMIDVTSIENVNVGDVVTVFGKDGNEKISIEEFGNKLGTINYELVCMVSARVPRIYLH; from the coding sequence ATGGTTTCACATCCGATATGGGCAGAAATTGACTTAAGCGCAATTAAAAACAATATTAAAGAAATAAGAAGAATTACAAACCCTAAATCCAAGGTAATGGCAGTAGTAAAAGCAAATGCTTACGGACACGGCGCAGTCGAGGTTTCAAAAGTATGCCTTGAAAATGGGGCCGATCGGTTAGCAGTTGCACGTTCAACGGAAGCTCTTGAACTTAGGAATGCAGGAATAACGTGTCCAATACTTGTATTTGGATATGTTACCGAAGAAGAAATTTTGAAAATGGTTGAAAATGATATAACTTTAACCGTTTATTCACTTGAAATCGCAAATTCAATCCAAAAAATTGCTGAAAAATTGGGAAAAAATTCAAAAATCCATATCAAAGTAGATACTGGAATGAGTAGACTTGGATTTTTGCCCGAGAAATCGTCGGTAGAAACCATAAAAAAAATCAGGGAACTGGAAAACATCGAAGTTGAAGGAATTTACACGCATTTTGCAGATGCAGATAATTCTGATAAAACATACACCACTATGCAATTTTCTAAATTTACGAGTTTTTTACACGATCTCGAGGAAAATGGAATTGATATTCCAATAAAACACGCATCAAATAGCGCTGCAATAATTGACCACCCGGAAACACATCTCAATATGGTGAGACCTGGAATTATTTTATACGGGCTTTATCCTTCAGAACTGGTCCACAAGGAAAGAATTAATTTACAACCTGCAATGAGTTTGAAGGTACTTGTAACACATGTAAAAGACGTTCCAGAAAACACGAAAATAAGTTATGGTTGTACTTTTGAAACCAAAAAACAATCAAAAATTGCATCACTTCCAATAGGGTATGCCGATGGATTCACAAGAATGTTAAAAAATGGAAATGTCCTGATTCATGGATTGCGGGTTCCTGTTGTTGGCAGAATCTGCATGGATCAGTGCATGATTGATGTTACAAGTATTGAAAACGTAAACGTTGGAGACGTTGTCACAGTATTTGGAAAAGACGGAAATGAAAAAATCTCCATTGAAGAGTTTGGTAATAAATTGGGAACCATAAATTACGAACTTGTTTGCATGGTATCTGCAAGAGTTCCAAGAATATATTTACATTAA
- the agcS gene encoding sodium/alanine symporter AgcS has translation MDFVSLVNTVNSFVWGPYMLVLLLGTGIFLTLRLGFMQIHTLPYALKLAFSKHQDETSEGDISHFQALMTALAATIGTGNIAGVATAYVLGGPGAIFWMWVTAFFGMATKYAEAVLAIKYRTVDDNGEMAGGPMYFLEKGLPDHGLGKILGVAFAFFGAFAAFGIGNMVQTNSVADAVASNFGVDPLITGFVLAIFTAAVILGGIKSIGKATGIIVPFMAVFYILAGLVILAMNIGYIIPAFGTIFSSAFNFSAGFGALIGTAIMRGVKRGVFSNEAGLGSAPIAAAAAKTDHPGRQALVSMTGTFLDTIVVCTITGLVLTIAGLKAFPGLTDLTGASLTAASFDALMPMGGLIVTIGLVFFAYSTVLGWSYYGEKCFEYLIGTKGIRLYRIAFVLVAFWGATASLPLVWNIADTLNGAMAIPNLIGLLLLSGVVVSETKAFNEIRKNEAKNA, from the coding sequence ATGGATTTTGTTTCACTTGTTAATACAGTTAACAGTTTTGTTTGGGGTCCTTACATGCTCGTACTTCTTTTGGGTACCGGGATCTTTTTAACATTGAGATTAGGTTTTATGCAAATTCACACGTTGCCTTATGCATTAAAACTCGCATTTTCAAAACATCAAGATGAAACTTCAGAAGGGGACATCTCACACTTTCAGGCATTGATGACTGCGCTTGCAGCAACAATCGGTACTGGAAACATCGCAGGGGTTGCAACAGCATACGTTCTTGGTGGACCTGGTGCAATATTCTGGATGTGGGTCACCGCATTTTTTGGAATGGCTACAAAATATGCAGAAGCAGTTCTTGCAATTAAATACAGAACTGTCGATGACAACGGAGAAATGGCAGGAGGTCCAATGTACTTCCTTGAAAAAGGACTTCCAGACCACGGACTTGGAAAAATTTTAGGGGTTGCATTTGCATTTTTCGGTGCATTTGCTGCATTTGGTATTGGTAACATGGTTCAAACGAACTCAGTTGCTGATGCAGTGGCTTCAAACTTTGGTGTTGATCCATTAATTACAGGATTTGTTCTTGCAATATTCACAGCTGCAGTTATTTTGGGCGGTATTAAAAGTATCGGTAAAGCTACAGGTATTATCGTACCCTTCATGGCAGTATTTTACATATTGGCAGGATTAGTAATTCTTGCAATGAATATTGGTTACATTATTCCAGCGTTTGGAACAATATTCTCTTCAGCATTTAACTTTAGCGCAGGATTCGGTGCATTAATTGGTACTGCAATCATGCGGGGGGTTAAAAGAGGTGTATTTTCAAACGAAGCAGGTCTTGGTTCCGCACCAATTGCAGCAGCAGCTGCTAAAACAGATCACCCTGGAAGACAGGCATTAGTTTCAATGACTGGTACATTCCTCGATACAATTGTTGTATGTACAATTACTGGATTAGTTTTAACAATTGCAGGTTTAAAAGCATTCCCTGGTCTTACAGACTTAACGGGCGCATCTTTAACCGCAGCTTCATTCGACGCATTAATGCCAATGGGTGGATTGATCGTTACAATTGGTCTTGTATTCTTTGCATACTCAACGGTACTTGGATGGTCGTACTACGGTGAAAAATGTTTCGAATATTTAATCGGTACGAAAGGAATTAGGTTGTACAGAATTGCATTTGTTTTAGTTGCTTTCTGGGGTGCAACCGCAAGCTTACCACTTGTATGGAACATTGCAGATACATTAAACGGAGCAATGGCAATTCCAAACTTGATTGGTTTGTTATTACTTTCAGGAGTAGTTGTTAGCGAAACAAAAGCTTTCAACGAAATAAGGAAAAATGAAGCTAAAAACGCTTAA